One window of the Deltaproteobacteria bacterium genome contains the following:
- the cas2 gene encoding CRISPR-associated endonuclease Cas2, with protein sequence MLYIVSYDIPDTPRRTRLSELLKDFGRRVHYSVFECLLADGELDEMLGRIADVVDGGEDSVRVYGVCASCERRLVIIGRGDRTVDEKHYIL encoded by the coding sequence ATGTTGTATATTGTGTCGTACGACATCCCCGATACGCCGAGACGCACCAGGCTCTCCGAGCTTTTGAAGGACTTCGGCCGTCGCGTTCACTACAGCGTATTCGAGTGTCTCCTCGCCGATGGTGAGCTCGACGAGATGCTCGGCCGGATAGCCGACGTAGTGGACGGCGGCGAGGACAGCGTCCGCGTCTACGGCGTCTGCGCGTCCTGCGAGCGCCGGCTCGTGATAATCGGGCGCGGAGACAGGACGGTTGACGAAAAACACTATATTTTATAG